A window of Dorea formicigenerans contains these coding sequences:
- a CDS encoding PucR family transcriptional regulator → MISNQILQNTIEGLKGITRIDFCVMDTDGKPLASTMTEQENYEEEVLAFVDSPADSQVVRGYQFFKIFEEHQLEYVLLANGGSDDVYMVGKIAAFQIQNLLVAYKERFDKDNFIKNLLLDNLLLVDIYNRAKKLHIDTEVRRVVFIIETDHEKDSNALDNVRNLLGNKSKDFVTAVDEKNIIIVKELELEDGHKELEKMANGYLTLLKDNGEEDALIAYGTVVHDIKEVSKSYKEAKLALDVGKIFFSERNVIAYSALGIGRLIYQLPIPLCKMFIREIFEGKSPDDFDEETLATINKFFENNLNVSETSRQLYIHRNTLVYRLDKLQKSTGLDLRVFEDAITFKIALMVVKYMKYMESMEY, encoded by the coding sequence ATGATATCTAATCAGATACTTCAAAACACAATTGAAGGATTGAAAGGAATTACAAGAATTGACTTCTGTGTGATGGATACAGATGGGAAACCGCTTGCAAGTACGATGACAGAACAGGAGAATTATGAAGAAGAAGTGCTGGCCTTTGTGGATTCTCCGGCAGATAGCCAGGTTGTGCGTGGATATCAGTTTTTTAAGATCTTTGAAGAACATCAGTTGGAATATGTGCTGTTGGCGAATGGTGGCAGTGATGATGTGTACATGGTTGGAAAGATTGCAGCATTTCAGATCCAGAATCTGTTAGTTGCATATAAGGAGCGTTTTGACAAGGATAATTTCATTAAGAATCTGCTTTTGGATAACCTGCTTCTTGTAGATATTTACAATCGTGCCAAAAAATTACATATTGACACAGAAGTGCGTCGTGTTGTATTTATAATTGAGACGGATCATGAGAAGGACAGCAATGCTCTTGATAATGTACGTAATCTTCTGGGAAACAAATCAAAAGATTTTGTGACAGCAGTAGATGAGAAGAATATTATCATTGTGAAGGAACTTGAGCTTGAAGACGGGCACAAGGAACTTGAAAAGATGGCGAACGGTTATCTGACACTGTTGAAAGATAATGGGGAAGAAGACGCCCTGATCGCATATGGTACCGTCGTACATGATATCAAAGAGGTATCTAAGTCTTATAAAGAGGCGAAACTGGCGCTTGATGTAGGTAAGATATTCTTCAGTGAGAGAAATGTTATTGCTTACAGTGCGCTTGGAATCGGAAGATTGATTTATCAGTTGCCGATTCCACTCTGTAAGATGTTCATCCGTGAGATTTTTGAGGGGAAATCGCCAGATGACTTCGACGAAGAGACATTAGCAACTATTAATAAGTTCTTTGAGAACAACCTGAATGTATCAGAAACATCCAGACAACTGTATATTCATCGTAATACGCTTGTATACAGACTGGATAAACTTCAGAAGAGCACAGGACTTGATCTTCGTGTGTTTGAGGATGCCATTACTTTTAAAATCGCTCTTATGGTAGTGAAATATATGAAGTATATGGAATCGATGGAGTATTAA
- a CDS encoding WecB/TagA/CpsF family glycosyltransferase, giving the protein MSKKISVLDISIDNFTAKEAMREALAYMESDLVSVIELVTIESLMELGTEAELKEEIENFDLILAGNKTILEAAEITDHKCLRETQDKTFLKMFLRYLARKHKRVYLLVESEEEGQKMFGHFEEYYRGTQIVGMAKVSAKNRADDMLINAINGEEVDCVLSALSSPLQEELISKNRNVMNARVWLGLGKDGIPVAEKGIGGGRIGQFFMKQIFKKEIEKSKKRGN; this is encoded by the coding sequence ATGAGCAAAAAGATAAGTGTTTTAGATATATCCATTGATAATTTTACAGCAAAAGAAGCTATGCGGGAAGCGCTTGCTTATATGGAATCGGATCTGGTGAGTGTAATCGAACTTGTGACGATAGAAAGTCTTATGGAACTGGGAACAGAGGCTGAGTTAAAAGAAGAGATCGAGAATTTCGACCTTATACTGGCTGGTAACAAGACAATTCTGGAAGCAGCAGAGATTACAGATCACAAGTGTCTGCGAGAGACGCAAGATAAGACATTTTTAAAGATGTTTTTAAGATATCTGGCAAGAAAGCATAAGCGGGTATATCTTTTGGTGGAATCGGAAGAAGAAGGACAGAAGATGTTCGGACATTTTGAAGAGTATTACAGAGGAACCCAGATTGTAGGTATGGCGAAAGTATCTGCAAAGAATCGGGCAGATGATATGTTGATCAATGCGATCAATGGCGAGGAAGTAGATTGTGTCTTGTCGGCACTTTCTTCACCGCTGCAGGAAGAACTGATTTCCAAGAATCGTAATGTGATGAATGCAAGAGTATGGCTTGGACTTGGAAAAGATGGAATTCCAGTGGCAGAGAAAGGCATTGGTGGGGGTAGAATCGGTCAGTTTTTTATGAAACAGATTTTTAAGAAGGAAATTGAAAAGAGTAAAAAAAGAGGAAACTAA
- a CDS encoding small, acid-soluble spore protein, alpha/beta type, which produces MAKKKDTPVRLDQLTEEEKMKYEIADELGLLDRVMKDGWKSLSSKETGRIGGILARKRKNRSKK; this is translated from the coding sequence ATGGCAAAAAAGAAGGATACACCAGTTCGTTTGGATCAGCTTACAGAAGAAGAGAAGATGAAATATGAGATAGCCGATGAGTTAGGACTTTTAGATAGGGTTATGAAAGACGGTTGGAAATCGTTGTCATCAAAAGAAACCGGGAGAATTGGTGGAATACTTGCCAGAAAAAGGAAAAATCGAAGTAAGAAGTAA
- a CDS encoding DUF4097 family beta strand repeat-containing protein gives MKKGWKIFWLTCGITLVVGIALLGIGLGMGATMEIVKERAPIKETYSPNIQESYQGIRELDLDIAAGEIKILKAPKEQQEITVETQKISKSLKFKCYEEEGVLNITTNKKVWNWIYARNHAQDAKIYVYIPEGYRLEEVEMNLSAGSIYIEDIHTEDLDIDVDAGEVQVDSFLTNDLTMNCDMGLIEALGKTLGDADLESGVGEINFTAIGNETDYNYDLNCDIGSIVCGEREFTEIGSEYQIENQSDKTMSIECGVGEVNVQFQAEQS, from the coding sequence ATGAAAAAAGGGTGGAAAATATTCTGGTTGACCTGTGGTATTACGTTGGTAGTCGGTATTGCACTTTTAGGCATTGGACTGGGAATGGGCGCAACGATGGAAATAGTGAAAGAACGTGCTCCAATAAAAGAGACTTATAGTCCGAATATTCAGGAAAGCTATCAGGGCATCCGAGAATTGGATCTTGACATAGCAGCAGGCGAGATAAAAATATTAAAAGCACCAAAAGAACAGCAGGAGATTACTGTAGAAACACAAAAAATATCCAAAAGTCTTAAGTTTAAGTGTTATGAAGAAGAGGGAGTATTAAATATTACAACAAATAAAAAAGTCTGGAACTGGATTTACGCGCGAAATCATGCACAAGATGCCAAAATATATGTTTATATTCCAGAAGGCTATAGGCTGGAAGAAGTAGAGATGAATCTGAGTGCAGGCAGCATTTATATAGAAGATATCCATACAGAAGATTTAGATATAGATGTAGATGCCGGTGAGGTTCAAGTGGATTCTTTCCTGACAAATGATCTGACAATGAATTGTGATATGGGGCTGATCGAAGCGCTCGGAAAGACACTGGGAGATGCAGATCTTGAAAGTGGCGTCGGAGAGATTAACTTTACTGCCATCGGTAATGAGACAGATTATAATTATGATCTGAATTGCGACATAGGAAGTATTGTGTGTGGCGAAAGAGAATTTACGGAGATTGGAAGTGAATATCAGATTGAAAATCAGTCCGATAAGACAATGTCAATTGAATGTGGAGTTGGGGAGGTAAATGTTCAATTTCAGGCAGAACAATCATAG
- a CDS encoding DUF1700 domain-containing protein, with protein MNRIEYMTKLASLLQDIPEVERRDAMKYYNDYFDEAGEENEEQVIREFGAPEEVAENIKADLKGKTENTTHGQQEEYQSAGQQYQMNHQENKQSSEYQYGTSDDQKKKNARIGKIVLIVALAIIIGPVLIPIIGGILAAGLAMVLTIIVGVFALVIAGAAIAIVGISLVISGSVILLPQTAAGLALIGSGLIIMVLGVVATVGFGKLCEVVLRGLAKGMKYLWEKISHRKVVA; from the coding sequence ATGAACCGAATTGAATATATGACAAAACTAGCATCGCTTTTACAGGACATCCCGGAAGTAGAGCGAAGAGATGCTATGAAGTATTACAATGATTATTTTGATGAGGCCGGCGAAGAGAATGAAGAACAGGTTATCCGGGAATTTGGCGCTCCGGAGGAAGTGGCAGAGAATATAAAAGCAGATTTAAAAGGCAAGACGGAAAATACAACGCATGGTCAGCAGGAAGAATATCAGTCAGCAGGACAGCAATATCAGATGAATCATCAGGAGAATAAGCAGTCATCGGAATATCAGTATGGGACATCAGATGATCAGAAAAAGAAAAATGCCCGTATTGGAAAAATTGTTTTAATTGTGGCTCTTGCGATAATTATAGGACCGGTCTTGATTCCAATTATCGGAGGTATTCTGGCTGCAGGACTGGCAATGGTGTTAACTATCATTGTTGGAGTATTTGCATTGGTTATTGCCGGGGCTGCCATTGCAATTGTTGGAATTTCGCTGGTAATATCCGGTTCCGTTATACTTCTGCCACAGACGGCCGCAGGATTGGCATTGATTGGCAGCGGTCTGATCATAATGGTTCTTGGTGTGGTTGCAACAGTAGGATTTGGAAAACTCTGTGAAGTAGTACTCCGTGGACTGGCAAAGGGAATGAAGTACCTCTGGGAAAAGATTTCTCATAGAAAGGTGGTAGCGTGA
- a CDS encoding PadR family transcriptional regulator → MVFNTGAALLDAIVLAVVSRTEEGTYGYKITQDVRETIEVSESTLYPVLRRLQKDGCLEVYDRQYDGRNRRYYKVTLAGREKLDMYRTEWTQYTNKINQLFAGGEK, encoded by the coding sequence ATGGTCTTTAATACAGGTGCAGCTCTTTTAGATGCGATTGTTCTGGCAGTTGTGTCACGGACAGAGGAAGGCACTTATGGTTATAAGATTACACAGGATGTGCGGGAGACAATAGAAGTGTCTGAATCAACCCTCTATCCAGTTCTTCGAAGACTTCAAAAAGATGGGTGTCTTGAAGTGTACGACAGACAATATGATGGGCGCAATCGAAGATATTATAAGGTGACTTTGGCAGGAAGGGAAAAGCTTGATATGTATCGGACAGAATGGACACAATATACGAACAAGATCAATCAGTTATTTGCAGGGGGTGAGAAGTAA
- the addB gene encoding helicase-exonuclease AddAB subunit AddB, translating to MSLKFVFGPSGSGKSYQLYDYVIRESVKFPDRQYIVLVPEQFTMQTQKDLVMQHPNHGIMNIDVLSFVRLAYRIFEETGGQALPVLDDEGKNLILRKIAGDYEKDLKVLKGNMKKLGYISEVKSVLSEFDQYDIGEEELRQMKAVAGENSRLYYKLQDLEVLYIGFKKYLEDRFVTKEELLDALCRVVKGSDILKESTIVLDGFTGFTPVQNRLLGELLEVCREVIVTVTMDDRENPYVYKHPYQLFALGKHTVTSLIQIAAERKVSVEEALCLYERPLYRFCDNSAMEFLERNIFRYSKECYKEKQGAVRIHVARNPREEAMKAAGRVRNLVRTKGYRYRDIGVIVSNMEVYGDDLGQAFDIYEIPVFMDHKRSILLNSFVEYIRSLLNMVKDNFSYESVFRFLRTNLSGFTYGEVDELENYVIALGIRGYKKWQESWIRRPKYLEEENLEILNHNRVRLVEKVDTLVYVLRQRSKTVKDVTMALYEFMVREELQLKLQRQSEAFQEAGELALAKEYSQVYRILIELFDKFVELLGDENVTMDEYLKLLDAGLEEARVGVIPPGIDQVVVGDMQRTRLKDIKALIFVGANDTFLPGALIRSGLLTERDRDKFATGKIHLSPGGKEKAYEQKFYLYMNLTKPSETLDIYYSKVSADGKSIRPSYLIQEMQRLFSGLEIEDEEKQAFSAQEWTPKLGMQKVIRGFQDGNAMDQEWQELYSWYKRQPQWQYRVEELMKSGFYTRPADGLTKEVAKQLYGEHFQDSITRIERFSACAFAHFLTYGLRLRERQTYEFQPLDLGNVCHSALEYYSRKLKEEHLSWTEIEEEKRQEYIDDSVEHAISDYGNSVLYSSARNEYMIERMKRLLTRTIWALTKQLEAGDFVPVAYEMRFENGKIDRVDLCKDKDKVYVKVLDYKTGSKAFDVVALYHGLQLQLMVYMDAAVKMTQKHYPDSEVIPAGVFYYRLNDPLVEKKVVGEEEEIWQKVLKELKVDGVMNLKDETLEHLDHCQVGESAVIPVKYNKNGSLSKNSKVASEQEFEVMMRHALGKVFKVHRKILSGEVAAFPYRRKQESGCDYCAYRHICGFDQKIPGYKYRDIFEMTQSEVMAAMEADAVKENMNRDDHEKEQEKGTGSWE from the coding sequence ATGTCTTTAAAATTCGTATTTGGGCCATCTGGCTCAGGAAAATCTTATCAATTATATGATTATGTGATCCGGGAATCTGTAAAGTTCCCGGATCGTCAGTATATTGTCCTTGTACCGGAGCAGTTTACGATGCAGACGCAGAAGGATCTTGTCATGCAACATCCGAATCATGGAATTATGAATATCGATGTACTTAGTTTTGTGAGGCTTGCTTACCGCATCTTTGAGGAGACCGGTGGGCAGGCCCTTCCGGTGTTGGATGATGAGGGAAAGAATCTGATTCTGCGAAAGATTGCCGGTGATTATGAAAAGGATTTAAAAGTCTTAAAGGGAAATATGAAAAAGCTTGGCTATATCAGCGAAGTCAAATCAGTGCTTTCAGAATTTGATCAGTACGATATTGGGGAAGAGGAACTGAGGCAGATGAAAGCAGTAGCAGGGGAGAATTCAAGGCTTTATTATAAACTTCAGGATCTGGAAGTTCTGTATATTGGTTTTAAGAAATATCTGGAAGATAGATTTGTTACGAAAGAAGAACTCCTGGACGCACTTTGCCGTGTAGTGAAAGGTTCGGATATTTTAAAAGAAAGTACGATTGTTCTGGACGGATTCACAGGATTTACACCAGTACAGAACCGGCTGCTTGGAGAACTTCTTGAAGTATGCCGGGAAGTGATCGTAACTGTAACAATGGATGATCGGGAAAACCCGTACGTTTATAAACACCCATATCAGTTATTTGCACTCGGCAAGCATACCGTGACATCGTTAATACAGATTGCGGCAGAGAGAAAAGTGAGTGTGGAAGAAGCTTTGTGTCTGTACGAACGTCCACTCTATCGATTCTGTGACAATTCGGCTATGGAGTTTCTGGAGAGAAATATATTCCGCTATAGCAAAGAATGTTATAAGGAAAAACAGGGAGCAGTCCGGATACATGTGGCCAGAAATCCAAGAGAAGAAGCGATGAAAGCTGCAGGAAGAGTTCGGAACCTGGTTCGGACAAAAGGATATCGTTACCGGGATATCGGAGTTATTGTAAGCAATATGGAGGTGTATGGTGATGACCTGGGACAGGCATTTGACATCTACGAAATTCCGGTGTTTATGGATCATAAGCGGAGTATTCTTTTGAATTCTTTTGTAGAATATATCCGGAGTCTTCTGAATATGGTGAAGGATAATTTCAGTTATGAGAGTGTATTTCGTTTCTTAAGAACAAATCTTAGTGGTTTTACTTATGGTGAAGTCGATGAACTGGAAAATTACGTAATTGCGCTTGGAATCCGTGGATATAAGAAATGGCAGGAGAGCTGGATCCGCCGCCCGAAATATCTGGAAGAAGAAAATCTGGAAATTCTGAATCATAACCGGGTTCGTCTTGTGGAAAAGGTGGACACGCTTGTGTATGTATTAAGACAAAGGAGCAAGACAGTCAAAGATGTGACGATGGCGCTTTATGAGTTTATGGTGAGAGAAGAACTTCAGTTAAAATTGCAGCGTCAGTCTGAAGCATTTCAAGAGGCAGGAGAACTTGCGCTTGCCAAGGAATACAGTCAGGTTTATCGTATTTTGATTGAACTATTTGATAAATTCGTAGAACTTCTTGGTGATGAGAATGTGACCATGGATGAATATCTGAAGCTTTTAGACGCGGGTCTTGAAGAAGCAAGAGTCGGAGTCATTCCACCTGGAATTGATCAGGTTGTTGTTGGAGACATGCAACGTACAAGATTAAAAGATATTAAAGCACTTATTTTTGTCGGGGCAAATGATACATTTCTTCCGGGAGCATTAATAAGGAGTGGCCTTCTTACAGAGCGCGACAGGGATAAGTTTGCAACAGGAAAGATCCATCTGTCACCGGGAGGTAAAGAGAAAGCGTACGAGCAGAAATTTTATCTTTACATGAATCTGACAAAACCTTCTGAGACATTGGATATTTATTACAGCAAGGTTTCCGCGGACGGAAAAAGTATCCGCCCATCATATCTGATCCAGGAGATGCAGAGATTATTTTCGGGTCTGGAAATAGAAGACGAAGAAAAACAGGCATTTTCTGCCCAGGAGTGGACCCCAAAGCTTGGTATGCAAAAAGTTATCAGAGGATTTCAGGACGGGAATGCTATGGATCAGGAATGGCAGGAATTATATTCCTGGTACAAGAGACAGCCACAGTGGCAGTATCGTGTAGAAGAACTTATGAAATCAGGATTTTATACCCGGCCGGCAGATGGACTGACAAAAGAGGTGGCTAAGCAGCTTTATGGAGAACATTTTCAGGACAGTATTACGAGAATTGAACGGTTTTCAGCCTGCGCATTTGCTCATTTTCTTACTTATGGACTGCGCCTTCGGGAGCGTCAGACATACGAATTCCAACCGCTGGATCTGGGAAATGTGTGCCACAGCGCCCTGGAGTATTATTCCAGAAAGCTAAAAGAAGAGCATTTGTCCTGGACAGAGATAGAGGAAGAAAAAAGACAAGAATACATTGATGATAGTGTGGAACATGCCATTTCCGACTATGGAAATTCGGTGCTTTACAGTTCAGCGCGCAACGAGTATATGATTGAACGCATGAAGCGTCTTCTGACGAGAACCATATGGGCGCTTACAAAGCAGTTGGAAGCAGGAGATTTTGTGCCGGTGGCTTATGAAATGCGTTTTGAGAATGGTAAGATTGACCGTGTGGATCTGTGCAAAGACAAAGACAAGGTCTATGTCAAGGTTCTGGATTATAAGACCGGGAGCAAGGCCTTTGATGTGGTGGCTTTATATCATGGGCTCCAGCTTCAGCTTATGGTCTATATGGATGCAGCAGTAAAAATGACTCAAAAACATTACCCGGACAGTGAAGTGATTCCGGCAGGTGTCTTTTATTACCGGTTAAATGATCCTCTTGTGGAGAAGAAAGTGGTTGGAGAGGAAGAAGAAATCTGGCAGAAAGTACTAAAAGAGCTGAAAGTGGATGGCGTGATGAATTTGAAAGATGAGACACTGGAGCATCTAGATCATTGTCAGGTCGGAGAATCTGCTGTCATTCCTGTGAAATATAATAAAAATGGTAGTCTGTCAAAAAATTCAAAAGTTGCATCGGAGCAGGAATTTGAAGTGATGATGCGCCATGCCCTGGGGAAAGTTTTTAAGGTACATCGAAAAATATTAAGTGGAGAAGTTGCGGCATTTCCATACCGGAGAAAACAGGAGAGTGGCTGTGATTATTGTGCATACCGGCATATCTGTGGTTTTGACCAGAAAATACCGGGATACAAATATCGGGATATTTTTGAGATGACACAGTCAGAGGTGATGGCAGCCATGGAAGCAGATGCAGTCAAAGAGAACATGAATCGGGACGATCATGAAAAGGAGCAGGAGAAAGGAACGGGCTCATGGGAGTAA
- the dapF gene encoding diaminopimelate epimerase — protein sequence MKVVLERYHGLSNDYVVFDPNKNELELTPGNVKMICDRNAGLGADGVLEGPVIKEDGMHVKVWNPDGSESETSGNGVRIFAKYLKDAGYIQKKNFKLYTRYGEAAVTFLNEDGSRLRVSMGKISFWSDEIPVTGEKREVINEDMVFGRTLYPVTCVSVGNPHCVIPMREISKNIVCKIGDYSECAKYFPHRINTQIMKVIDKENIAIEIYERGAGYTLASGTGACAAAAVAHKLGMTNNKVIVHMPGGDLQVEVEDDGTVFMTGDVFYVAKITLSSEFTENLRSL from the coding sequence ATGAAAGTGGTATTAGAGCGTTATCATGGATTAAGCAACGATTATGTAGTATTTGATCCAAATAAAAATGAACTGGAACTGACACCGGGAAATGTTAAGATGATTTGTGACCGTAATGCAGGACTTGGAGCAGATGGAGTCCTGGAAGGTCCGGTTATAAAAGAAGACGGCATGCATGTCAAAGTATGGAATCCGGATGGAAGTGAATCTGAAACAAGTGGAAATGGTGTCCGTATTTTTGCAAAATATTTAAAAGATGCAGGCTATATTCAAAAGAAGAATTTCAAATTATATACCAGATATGGGGAGGCAGCAGTTACATTTTTAAATGAAGACGGAAGCAGACTACGTGTTTCTATGGGAAAGATTTCTTTCTGGAGTGATGAAATTCCGGTGACAGGAGAGAAGAGAGAAGTTATCAATGAAGATATGGTATTCGGAAGGACACTGTATCCGGTTACTTGTGTAAGTGTCGGTAATCCGCACTGCGTGATTCCGATGAGAGAAATCTCTAAGAATATTGTATGCAAGATTGGTGATTATTCCGAGTGTGCGAAGTATTTTCCGCACAGAATCAATACACAGATTATGAAAGTCATCGACAAAGAGAATATCGCTATTGAGATTTATGAACGTGGTGCAGGCTATACTCTGGCATCTGGAACAGGTGCATGTGCAGCCGCAGCCGTGGCACATAAGCTTGGTATGACGAATAACAAAGTAATCGTACATATGCCGGGAGGAGACCTTCAGGTGGAAGTAGAAGATGACGGAACGGTCTTTATGACAGGAGATGTATTCTACGTGGCAAAGATTACGCTCAGCAGTGAATTTACGGAGAATTTAAGAAGCCTGTAA
- the hflX gene encoding GTPase HflX: MIELKKETERVILVGVCLPGQEDIDASLEELSELAKTAGAVTVGKVVQSRDQVHPGTYVGKGKIDEIKSLLWELDATGIICDDELSPAQMNNLQDELDAKVMDRTLVILDIFAARASTSEGKIQVELAQLKYRQTRLAGFGTAMSRLGGGIGTRGPGEKKLEMDRRLIKNRIALLNRELKSVKQHREVTREKRAKSRIPVAAIVGYTNAGKSTLLNALTGADILAEDKLFATLDPTTRSLKLPSGQEILLTDTVGFIRKLPHHLIDAFKSTLEEAKYADMILHVVDVSNPQADEQMFTVYETLQGLKVQDKPIITVFNKQDRLEGIPVIRDFKADYAVSISAKTKAGLGDLLETIEALLRQQKVYIEEVYPYSEAGKIQLIRKYGELLEENYTEEGIQVTAYVPADIYPQIVVNR, translated from the coding sequence ATGATAGAATTAAAGAAAGAGACAGAACGTGTTATATTGGTAGGGGTATGTCTTCCGGGGCAGGAGGATATCGATGCTTCACTGGAAGAACTAAGTGAGCTTGCGAAGACAGCCGGTGCTGTTACAGTAGGAAAAGTTGTGCAGAGCCGGGATCAGGTACACCCGGGAACTTATGTCGGAAAGGGAAAGATTGATGAGATCAAAAGCCTTTTGTGGGAGTTGGATGCAACAGGAATTATCTGTGATGATGAATTGTCGCCGGCACAGATGAACAATCTCCAGGATGAACTAGATGCAAAGGTTATGGATCGGACTCTGGTTATTTTGGATATATTTGCTGCAAGAGCATCTACCAGTGAAGGAAAGATTCAGGTTGAGTTGGCGCAGCTTAAGTACCGACAGACGAGACTTGCCGGATTTGGAACTGCCATGTCAAGGCTTGGCGGTGGTATCGGTACGAGAGGTCCGGGAGAAAAGAAGCTGGAGATGGACAGACGTCTTATTAAAAATCGGATCGCACTTCTGAATCGGGAGCTAAAGAGTGTAAAGCAACACCGTGAAGTGACAAGAGAAAAAAGAGCAAAGAGCCGGATTCCGGTCGCAGCAATCGTGGGATATACGAATGCCGGAAAGTCAACACTTCTCAACGCTTTGACTGGTGCAGATATTCTGGCGGAAGATAAGTTGTTTGCAACACTGGACCCGACGACAAGAAGTCTGAAGCTTCCAAGCGGTCAGGAGATACTTCTGACAGATACCGTAGGTTTTATCCGGAAGCTGCCACATCATCTGATCGATGCATTCAAAAGTACACTGGAGGAAGCAAAGTATGCAGATATGATTCTGCATGTGGTTGATGTCTCGAATCCTCAGGCGGATGAGCAGATGTTTACTGTTTATGAGACACTTCAGGGATTAAAAGTCCAGGATAAACCGATTATTACCGTATTTAATAAACAGGACCGACTGGAAGGAATACCAGTTATTCGAGATTTTAAGGCAGACTATGCGGTTTCAATATCTGCAAAGACTAAAGCAGGACTCGGGGATCTGCTGGAGACGATTGAAGCGCTTCTTCGCCAGCAGAAGGTTTATATAGAGGAAGTATATCCGTACAGTGAAGCCGGGAAGATCCAGCTTATTCGAAAATATGGAGAATTACTGGAAGAGAATTATACAGAAGAAGGTATCCAGGTTACGGCATATGTACCTGCTGATATTTATCCGCAAATTGTTGTCAACAGGTAA
- a CDS encoding tetratricopeptide repeat protein, producing MKCYKRIIPLILACMMLAGCGQNVYKKGVESLENKDYAAAQENFQKAVEDKKNVADSYRGLGIAYYEQEKYKDALAAFENAVSAGTKETGTICNMMAVCKMQTENYEDAISYYEKALDHSDCSDDMKQEIQFNVIVCYEKLEDWDNAKAKLEDYVTAYPDDEKAAKEAEFLKTR from the coding sequence ATGAAATGTTATAAAAGAATTATACCACTGATACTGGCGTGCATGATGCTTGCCGGATGTGGTCAGAATGTATATAAAAAGGGTGTGGAAAGTCTGGAAAATAAAGATTATGCAGCAGCACAGGAGAATTTCCAGAAAGCAGTAGAGGATAAGAAAAATGTGGCCGATTCCTATCGTGGACTGGGAATTGCATATTATGAACAGGAAAAATACAAAGATGCGCTTGCTGCATTTGAAAATGCAGTTTCCGCCGGAACGAAGGAGACAGGAACAATCTGTAATATGATGGCAGTGTGTAAGATGCAGACAGAAAACTATGAAGATGCTATTTCTTATTATGAAAAAGCATTGGATCATTCAGATTGTTCTGACGATATGAAGCAGGAAATTCAGTTTAATGTAATAGTCTGCTATGAAAAACTGGAAGACTGGGACAATGCAAAAGCAAAACTGGAAGATTATGTGACTGCATATCCAGATGACGAGAAAGCTGCTAAAGAAGCAGAATTTTTAAAAACCAGATAA